TCCAAAAAGGTGTTCAAATTTTAAAAGAGCAAGTTCATGCCAAGGGTGTAAATATAGGAATGAATTTAGGTGAGCAAGCAGGTGCTGGCATTGCCAAACATTGTCATTATCATCTTGTGCCAAGATGGTTTGGAGATACAAATTTCATCACAACTATCGCTGATACTAGGGTTTGTGGCAGAGATCTAAATGAAATTTATAAGAAACTTTGTTTTGCGTTTGGAGATTTATGATTATTAAAAATTAACTCTTATCAATTTTAAATTTGATAAAAGATGTTACAATCCATGAAAATTAACCAAAAAGGAAGCAAATGCAAGCAATCTACCCTTATTTTCTAACCATACATTTAATTTGTGCGATTATTTTTTTAGGTTTTATTTTTACTGATGTGGTGCTTTTGAGTAGAGTTAAAAAAGTTTTAGGAGAAGAACTTGGACAAAAGCTTATTCAAGTTGTTACCCAAAGAGGCGTTAAGATTATGCCTTTATGTGTGCTTTTACTTGTTTTAAGTGGCGGAGCTATGATAAGCCGTTATATCAGCTTTGAGAGTTTTTGGGATAGTCCTTTACAAAAACTTTTGATGATAAAATTATGCTTAGCCTTACTTATTGTTATTCTTGTTTTAAATGCCTTATTTCATAAGCTTATTCTCAAGAAACCAAATCCAATCGGTGCGTATACGCATATCATCGTTTTCGTGCTTGGTTTCGGAATCGTTGTATTAGCAAAGTTAGCTTTTTTTGTTAATTAGCTTAAATTCAGCAAAAATTTGCTACAATAAAGACTTGCTTTATGCAAAATCCTTGCCTGTGCAAATGGGCTATATATCCATAAGGAGAAAGAATGAGACATTATGAGGTTTTATTTATCTTAAAACCCACACTGACAGAAGAAGAAGTTAGTGCGAAGTTGGAATTTGTAAAAGAAATTCTTAGTAAAAATGGTGCAAGTATTGAAAGTGTTGTTGAGATGGGTACTAGAAAGCTTGCGTATAAGATCAAGAAGTATGAAAGAGGAACTTATTTCGTGATTTATTTTAAGGCAGAGCCTAGTTTGATCAACGAACTTGAAAGAGTTCTTAGAATCACTGAAGAGGTGATTAGATTTCTTATCGTCAAATATGAAAATAAAAAAGAAATCGCTGCTTGGGAAAAATTAAGTCATGGAATCAAGCAAACAAAGAAAGAAATCAAGCCCCTAGAGTCTCCTGAAGTTTAAGGAAAAAACTATGTTTAATAAGGTTGTTTTGGTAGGAAATTTAACAAGAGATATTGAGATGCGTTACACTCCATTAGGTGCAGCTATCGGATCTTCTGGTATTGCTGTTACGAGGAGATTTAATGCTTCAAGCGGAGAAAAAAAGGAAGAAACTTGTTTCATTGATATTACTTTCTTTGGTCGTTCTGCTGAGGTAGCAAATCAATACCTAAATAAGGGAAGTAAGGTTTTGATCGAGGGGAGATTAAAATTTGATCAGTGGAGTGATCAAAATGGACAAAATCGCTCTAAACATAGCGTTTATGTAGAAAGTATGGAGATGCTCGGTTCAAATCCTCAATCAAGCGGAAATTTTGGACAAAATCATAACCAAAAACAAAACCAAAATTACGATCCTTATGAAACAAGGGAAGCAAAAGTTTCTCAAGCTCGTCCTACCCAAAACTATCAAGAAGAAAAGATCAAAGAAATCGATATTGATGATTTTGATGATGATAAGACAGAATTACCATTTTAGAAGGAAAAATTATGGCAGAAAAAAGAAAATACTCACGCAAATATTGCAAATACACTGAAGCGAAAGTTGAATTTATTGATTACAAGGATACAGCGTTGCTAAAGTATGCTTTATCTGAAAGATTTAAAATCATGCCTCGTCGCTTGACAGGCACAAGCAAAAAATACCAAGAAATGGTAGAAGTTGCGATCAAAAGAGCTAGACATGTAGCTTTGATCCCTTATATCGTAGAT
This genomic interval from Campylobacter sp. MIT 99-7217 contains the following:
- the rpsF gene encoding 30S ribosomal protein S6, producing MRHYEVLFILKPTLTEEEVSAKLEFVKEILSKNGASIESVVEMGTRKLAYKIKKYERGTYFVIYFKAEPSLINELERVLRITEEVIRFLIVKYENKKEIAAWEKLSHGIKQTKKEIKPLESPEV
- a CDS encoding single-stranded DNA-binding protein — protein: MFNKVVLVGNLTRDIEMRYTPLGAAIGSSGIAVTRRFNASSGEKKEETCFIDITFFGRSAEVANQYLNKGSKVLIEGRLKFDQWSDQNGQNRSKHSVYVESMEMLGSNPQSSGNFGQNHNQKQNQNYDPYETREAKVSQARPTQNYQEEKIKEIDIDDFDDDKTELPF
- the rpsR gene encoding 30S ribosomal protein S18, with product MAEKRKYSRKYCKYTEAKVEFIDYKDTALLKYALSERFKIMPRRLTGTSKKYQEMVEVAIKRARHVALIPYIVDRKNVVTNPFEGL
- a CDS encoding copper resistance protein CopD, whose product is MQAIYPYFLTIHLICAIIFLGFIFTDVVLLSRVKKVLGEELGQKLIQVVTQRGVKIMPLCVLLLVLSGGAMISRYISFESFWDSPLQKLLMIKLCLALLIVILVLNALFHKLILKKPNPIGAYTHIIVFVLGFGIVVLAKLAFFVN